CGCGCGCCTTATCTTCGGCACGGCGAATTCGCGTGGTTCGTGATAGTCGATGGTGGTGACGAAGCGACCTGTCGCATCGAACAAGAAAACACCCGCCGTGTGGTTCATCGTATATTCGCCGTTTTCCGCCTCAACCTTCTCATAGGTGACACGGAAACCATCGGCGATGGCCGCGATCTGGTCTGGCAAGCCCGTCCATCCTTGTATCTGCGGATGGAAATACGAGACATACTCGGCCATGGTCTCGACCGTGTCGCGGTCCGGATCTACGGTGATGAAAACGGTATTCAGGTCTTCGGCGTCCGGCCCAATCTCGTCGAGCCATCCGGAAATGTCCGAGAGGGTCGTCGGGCAAACGTCGGGGCAATAGGTGAATCCGAAGAAGACCAGACTCGGCTCGCCGATGAGGGTTTCCGGGCCGACATCCCGACCATCCTGATCCGTCAGGCTGAATTCCATAGCAGTCAGCGGTAGAGACC
The genomic region above belongs to Sulfitobacter sp. M39 and contains:
- a CDS encoding SCO family protein translates to MMRVAKIAAIGAAAVFAALFVGWWQVDGPGADSAPGKRSLPLTAMEFSLTDQDGRDVGPETLIGEPSLVFFGFTYCPDVCPTTLSDISGWLDEIGPDAEDLNTVFITVDPDRDTVETMAEYVSYFHPQIQGWTGLPDQIAAIADGFRVTYEKVEAENGEYTMNHTAGVFLFDATGRFVTTIDYHEPREFAVPKIRRAMQNRTERAES